The following are from one region of the Pelodiscus sinensis isolate JC-2024 unplaced genomic scaffold, ASM4963464v1 ctg131, whole genome shotgun sequence genome:
- the CCDC71 gene encoding coiled-coil domain-containing protein 71 isoform X1 → MTFQKFKSLIFVPLLFTTAVAFLATCSRVGVQLAGQVPAGCSSVLPCWLLGVCPVPTAGSLSTPTGAVSAGPQPGGPSPQCPVLIFKEFGPLGSSWPNAMNIEVNNGEEKAVHSWSRLSSAGQKALEEALRVFNPMSKDLSDTETQLVAFLQGLREEGYQPTILRSKDVYGYSSCTADTPSQAREGAAASHCTRTLGGGPAVTPELPGTLAGLSVSPSVPAKPGPKGSATNLLLNSLKETRTGPSKASAMGFPTTMYPDVYPAMRLSVVLEALVPLKAPASCLEPRRRAGRLGLAPSDLKLLKASPLGKNARLPSGPLEPSGCRHLAPRAPDSASLAGKLLRGAEGGVLKESNACKASGILNGRVTESAAQSGSGGAKEGLAGRSDWKGGSGGQKRKRAEEVKAAAPRKRRSAGPAPSSPELGQSALALLLSRAIKVAGSSDEEVRRRAQQILRVNLSPVIRIQPLPRSPNVP, encoded by the exons ATGACTTTCCAAAAGTTTAAATCGTTGATTTTTGTCCCCCTGCTTTTTACCACGGCTGTCGCCTTCCTGGCCACTTGCAGCCGTGTCGGGGTTCAGCTTGCTGGCCAAGTGCCAGCCGGCTGTAGTTCTGTTCTgccatgctggctcctgggcgtgtGTCCTGTGCCCACTGCTGGCTCCCTGAGCACTCCGACAGGAGCTGTGAGCGCTGGCCCTCAGCCCGGCGGGCCAAGCCCCCA GTGTCCAGTGCTGATTTTCAAGGAGTTTGGGCCTCTTGGAAGCTCCTGGCCTAATGCCATGAATATTGAGGTGAACAATGGGGAGGAGAAAGCTGTCCATTCGTGGTCCAGACTCTCCTCTGCAGGACAGAAAGCCCTGGAGGAAGCTCTCAGAGTCTTCAACCCCATGTCCAAGGACCTTTCGGACACTGAAACCCAGCTGGTGGCCTTTCTCCAAGGCCTCCGGGAGGAAGGCTACCAGCCCACAATCCTAAGGAGCAAGGATGTGTATGGGTACAGCTCTTGCACGGCAGATACGCCCAGCCAGGCCCGCGAGGGGGCGGCTGCCTCGCACTGTACTCGCACTCTCGGGGGAGGCCCAGCAGTGACCCCCGAGTTGCCTGGGACCCTTGCAGGCCTTTCGGTCAGTCCGAGCGTCCCCGCCAAGCCTGGGCCTAAAGGGAGCGCCACAAACCTGCTGCTGAACTCGCTGAAAGAGACGAGGACAGGCCCCTCCAAGGCCtccgccatgggcttccccaccaCCATGTACCCGGACGTGTATCCAGCCATGCGCCTCTCTGTCGTCCTGGAGGCCTTGGTCCCGCTGAAAGCCCCAGCGTCCTGCTTGGAGCCCAGACGCAGAGCGGGGCGCCTGGGCCTCGCCCCCTCGGACCTTAAGCTCCTGAAGGCATCTCCTTTGGGCAAGAACGCCAGGCTCCCCTCGGGGCCGCTCGAGCCCAGCGGCTGCAGACACTTGGCTCCGAGGGCGCCCGACTCGGCGTCTCTCGCTGGGAAGCTGCTGAGGGGCGCGGAAGGGGGGGTGCTGAAGGAGAGTAACGCTTGCAAAGCCTCTGGGATCCTGAACGGGAGGGTCACTGAGAGTGCAGctcagagtggcagcgggggggccaaggaggggctggcggggcggaGCGACTGGAAGGGCGGCAGCGGtgggcagaagaggaagagggcCGAGGAGGTGAAAGCGGCAGCCCCGCGGAAGAGGAGAAGCGCTGGGCCAGCCCCCAGTAGCCCGGAGCTAGGGCAGAGCgcactggccctgctgctgtcccGGGCCATCAAGGTGGCCGGCTCTTCAGACGAGGAAGTGAGGAGGCGGGCGCAGCAGATCCTTAGGGTCAACCTGTCCCCTGTGATCAGAATCCAGCCACTGCCCCGCTCTCCCAACGTCCCCTGA
- the CCDC71 gene encoding coiled-coil domain-containing protein 71 isoform X2 produces MGAGLGPSPQARPEAEAGGTSGARRAAMLERRRRSGGCGLRGGRCPVLIFKEFGPLGSSWPNAMNIEVNNGEEKAVHSWSRLSSAGQKALEEALRVFNPMSKDLSDTETQLVAFLQGLREEGYQPTILRSKDVYGYSSCTADTPSQAREGAAASHCTRTLGGGPAVTPELPGTLAGLSVSPSVPAKPGPKGSATNLLLNSLKETRTGPSKASAMGFPTTMYPDVYPAMRLSVVLEALVPLKAPASCLEPRRRAGRLGLAPSDLKLLKASPLGKNARLPSGPLEPSGCRHLAPRAPDSASLAGKLLRGAEGGVLKESNACKASGILNGRVTESAAQSGSGGAKEGLAGRSDWKGGSGGQKRKRAEEVKAAAPRKRRSAGPAPSSPELGQSALALLLSRAIKVAGSSDEEVRRRAQQILRVNLSPVIRIQPLPRSPNVP; encoded by the coding sequence GTGTCCAGTGCTGATTTTCAAGGAGTTTGGGCCTCTTGGAAGCTCCTGGCCTAATGCCATGAATATTGAGGTGAACAATGGGGAGGAGAAAGCTGTCCATTCGTGGTCCAGACTCTCCTCTGCAGGACAGAAAGCCCTGGAGGAAGCTCTCAGAGTCTTCAACCCCATGTCCAAGGACCTTTCGGACACTGAAACCCAGCTGGTGGCCTTTCTCCAAGGCCTCCGGGAGGAAGGCTACCAGCCCACAATCCTAAGGAGCAAGGATGTGTATGGGTACAGCTCTTGCACGGCAGATACGCCCAGCCAGGCCCGCGAGGGGGCGGCTGCCTCGCACTGTACTCGCACTCTCGGGGGAGGCCCAGCAGTGACCCCCGAGTTGCCTGGGACCCTTGCAGGCCTTTCGGTCAGTCCGAGCGTCCCCGCCAAGCCTGGGCCTAAAGGGAGCGCCACAAACCTGCTGCTGAACTCGCTGAAAGAGACGAGGACAGGCCCCTCCAAGGCCtccgccatgggcttccccaccaCCATGTACCCGGACGTGTATCCAGCCATGCGCCTCTCTGTCGTCCTGGAGGCCTTGGTCCCGCTGAAAGCCCCAGCGTCCTGCTTGGAGCCCAGACGCAGAGCGGGGCGCCTGGGCCTCGCCCCCTCGGACCTTAAGCTCCTGAAGGCATCTCCTTTGGGCAAGAACGCCAGGCTCCCCTCGGGGCCGCTCGAGCCCAGCGGCTGCAGACACTTGGCTCCGAGGGCGCCCGACTCGGCGTCTCTCGCTGGGAAGCTGCTGAGGGGCGCGGAAGGGGGGGTGCTGAAGGAGAGTAACGCTTGCAAAGCCTCTGGGATCCTGAACGGGAGGGTCACTGAGAGTGCAGctcagagtggcagcgggggggccaaggaggggctggcggggcggaGCGACTGGAAGGGCGGCAGCGGtgggcagaagaggaagagggcCGAGGAGGTGAAAGCGGCAGCCCCGCGGAAGAGGAGAAGCGCTGGGCCAGCCCCCAGTAGCCCGGAGCTAGGGCAGAGCgcactggccctgctgctgtcccGGGCCATCAAGGTGGCCGGCTCTTCAGACGAGGAAGTGAGGAGGCGGGCGCAGCAGATCCTTAGGGTCAACCTGTCCCCTGTGATCAGAATCCAGCCACTGCCCCGCTCTCCCAACGTCCCCTGA